A window from Balearica regulorum gibbericeps isolate bBalReg1 chromosome 1, bBalReg1.pri, whole genome shotgun sequence encodes these proteins:
- the MGAT3 gene encoding beta-1,4-mannosyl-glycoprotein 4-beta-N-acetylglucosaminyltransferase: MKMRRHKLFLTLCMAGLCLISFLHFLKALSYVTFPRELASLSPNLVSSFFWNNAPVTPQVSPEPGGAEVLRTPLYSHSPLLQPLPPSRASEELHKVEFALPEDTTEYFVRTKAGGVCFKPGTKVLEKPPVGGRLEERVDGAALGRPARKPLSASGTKRRKWVECVCLPGWHGPSCGVPTVVQYSNLPTKDRLVPREVPRRVINAINVNHEFDLLDVRFHELGDVVDAFVVCESNFTAYGEPRPLKFREMLLNGSFDYIRHKVLYVFLDHFPPGGRQDGWIADDYLRTFLTRDGISRLRNLRPDDVFIIDDADEIPARDGVLFLKLYDGWTEPFAFHMRKSLYGFFWKQPGTLEVVSGCTMGMLQAVYATDGIRLRRREYYTMPGFRQYENSTGHILVQWSLGSPLHFAGWHCSWCFTPEGIYFKLVSAQNGDFPRWGDYEDKRDLNYIRELIRTGGWFDGTTQEYPPADPKEQMYAPKYLLKNYQRFRYLLENPYRKVEGAG; encoded by the coding sequence ATGAAGATGAGACGCCATAAGCTCTTTCTGACTCTCTGCATGGCTGGTCTCTGCCTCATCTCCTTCTTGCACTTCCTCAAGGCCCTTTCCTATGTCACCTTCCCCCGGGAGCTGGCTTCGCTTAGTCCCAACCTCGTCTCCAGCTTCTTCTGGAACAATGCCCCTGTCACACCTCAGGTCAGCCCTGAGCCAGGGGGTGCAGAGGTCCTCCGCACACCCCTGTACTCCCACTCCCCcttgctccagcccctgcctcccagcagaGCCAGCGAAGAGCTGCACAAAGTTGAGTTTGCACTGCCGGAAGACACAACAGAATATTTTGTCCGTACCAAAGCCGGCGGCGTTTGCTTTAAACCAGGCACCAAGGTGTTGGAGAAGCCACCCGTGGGAGGGCGGCTGGAGGAGCGAGTGGATGGCGCAGCCTTGGGGCGGCCGGCTCGCAAGCCGCTGAGCGCCAGTGGGACCAAGCGGCGCAAGTGGGTGGAGTGTGTGTGCTTGCCGGGCTGGCATGGCCCCAGCTGTGGGGTCCCCACTGTGGTCCAGTACTCCAACCTGCCCACCAAGGATCGCCTCGTGCCACGGGAGGTCCCCCGGCGGGTCATCAATGCTATCAATGTCAACCATGAGTTTGACCTGCTGGACGTCCGCTTCCATGAGCTGGGAGATGTGGTGGACGCCTTTGTGGTGTGTGAGTCGAATTTCACAGCCTACGGAGAGCCGCGGCCCCTCAAGTTCCGTGAGATGCTCCTCAATGGCTCCTTTGACTACATCCGCCACAAGGTGCTCTACGTCTTCCTGGACCACTTCCCCCCCGGTGGCCGCCAGGACGGCTGGATTGCTGACGATTACCTGCGCACCTTTCTCACCCGGGACGGCATCTCTCGCCTCCGCAACCTGCGCCCGGACGATGTTTTCATCATTGATGATGCTGATGAGATCCCAGCCCGCGATGGTGTGCTCTTCCTCAAGCTCTACGACGGCTGGACGGAGCCCTTTGCCTTTCACATGCGCAAGTCGCTCTACGGCTTCTTCTGGAAGCAACCAGGCACCTTGGAGGTGGTCTCGGGCTGCACCATGGGAATGCTCCAGGCTGTCTATGCTACCGACGGGATCCGTCTGCGGCGCCGTGAGTACTACACCATGCCTGGCTTTCGGCAGTATGAGAACAGCACAGGACACATCTTGGTGCAGTGGTCACTGGGCAGCCCCCTTCACTTTGCTGGTTGGCACTGCTCCTGGTGTTTCACCCCAGAAGGGATCTACTTCAAACTGGTGTCAGCCCAGAACGGGGACTTCCCCCGCTGGGGTGACTATGAAGATAAAAGAGACCTCAATTATATCCGGGAGCTGATCCGGACTGGTGGCTGGTTCGATGGTACTACGCAGGAGTATCCCCCTGCTGACCCTAAGGAGCAGATGTACGCTCCCAAGTACCTGCTCAAGAACTACCAGCGGTTCCGCTACTTGCTGGAGAACCCCTACCGAAAAGTGGAGGGTGCTGGGTGA